A genomic window from Camelus ferus isolate YT-003-E chromosome X, BCGSAC_Cfer_1.0, whole genome shotgun sequence includes:
- the LOC102520741 gene encoding P antigen family member 4-like, translated as MSARVRSRSRGRGDGQESSNLVEPVVTPKPGGKKAEQEEPPTENLDFESGQEKEEGTSVVQGSSQEVGLEKTGDERGDGPDVKGKIPPNPEPAKIPEAGDGQ; from the exons ATGAGTGCACGAGTGAGATCAAGATCTAGAGGAAGGGGAGATGGTCAAGAGTCTTCCAATCTGGTTGAACCTGTGGTT ACCCCGAAACCAGGTGGCAAAAAAGCTGAACAAGAGGAACCACCAACTGAGAATCTGGACTTCGAATCtggacaagagaaagaagaaggaacatCTGTGGTTCAAG GTTCAAGCCAGGAAGTGGGTCTGGAAAAGACTGGGGATGAGCGTGGAGATGGCCCTGATGTGAAAGGGAAGATTCCACCTAATCCAGAGCCTGCTAAAATTCCGGAAGCAG GTGATGGACAATAA